A genomic window from Lotus japonicus ecotype B-129 chromosome 1, LjGifu_v1.2 includes:
- the LOC130730135 gene encoding uncharacterized protein LOC130730135, which produces MMSDKNQSKLVQDVVADTTPSEMDDKDVAETKIVDRKGGENCPKGAPLEEIGASGDVNMEVPITPDDVIRAGGFGARDDIGSFLPVASDSTDFEASIRDARDYEEPQGEVSRPGLGWTGTTKEE; this is translated from the exons ATGATGAGCG ATAAAAATCAGAGCAAGCTTGTCCAGGATGTTGTAGCTGACACCACTCCTTCTGAGATGGATGACAAAGATGTTGCAGAGACAAAGATAGTTGATAGGAAAGGTGGAGAAAATTGTCCAAAGGGTGCACCTCTTGAGGAAATTGGTGCATCAGGGGATGTTAACATGGAAGTACCCATAACACCTGATGATGTTATTCGGGCCGGGGGATTTGGTGCGAGAGATGATATCGGTAGCTTTCTTCCTGTTGCAAGTGATTCTACTGACTTTGAAGCATCCATCCGAGATGCACGAGATTATGAGGAACCACAGGGTGAAGTTAGCAGGCCTGGCCTTGGCTGGACTGGTACTACCAAAGAGGAATGA
- the LOC130730134 gene encoding cytokinin dehydrogenase 1-like → MVSKLAGFYEHNTFSLMKIIILLNFILHKADSGCNNSVFTSIVSFPPYEILSSLQALPLEGQWSLRDNENAAKDFGNIFHFPPLAVLYPKTVADISLTIKHVFEMGSASELKVAARGHGHSLQGQAQVHGGIVINMESLQGHEMKVHRGEFPFVDVSGGELWINILHETLKHGLAPKSWTDYLHLTVGGTLSNAGISGQAFKHGPQISNTLQLEVVTGKGEVVTCSENRDADLFHGVLGGLGQFGIITRARISLEPAQKMVKWIRVLYSEFSTFTRDQEYLISLKDTFDYIEGFVIINSTGILNHWRSSFDPKDPLQASQFNSDGRTSYCLEMAKYFNPDEAEAMNQSVDHLLSQLSYIPPTLFLSEVSYVEFLDRVHVSENMLREKGLWEVPHPWLNLLIPRSEIHAFAEEVFGNILKDTSNGPILIYPVNQTRWNSKTSLVTPEEDVFYLVAFLSSAVPSSTGINSLEYILTQNKRILDFCTNAQLNVKQYLPHYSTQEEWQAHFGSRWEALVERKRVYDPLALLAPGHRIFQKAMSASC, encoded by the exons atggtGTCAAAACTCGCTGGTTTCTATGAACATAATACTTTTTCATTAATGAAAATCATCATACTTCTTAATTTTATACTTCACAAAGCTGACTCTGGTTGCAACAACTCTGTTTTCACTTCAATAGTTTCATTTCCACCCTATGAGATCCTTTCATCACTGCAAGCACTACCTCTTGAAGGCCAATGGAGCTTAAGGGACAATGAAAATGCAGCCAAGGACTTTGGcaacatttttcattttcctcctcTAGCAGTGCTATATCCAAAAACAGTTGCTGATATCTCACTTACCATAAAGCATGTTTTTGAAATGGGCTCTGCATCAGAATTGAAGGTTGCTGCTAGAGGCCATGGACATTCCCTTCAGGGTCAGGCACAGGTACATGGAGGAATAGTCATCAACATGGAGTCACTGCAGGGTCATGAAATGAAAGTTCACAGGGGAGAGTTCCCTTTTGTGGATGTCTCAGGGGGTGAGTTGTGGATAAACATTCTGCATGAAACTCTGAAACATGGGTTGGCACCAAAGTCTTGGACAGATTACCTTCATCTCACTGTTGGGGGAACTCTTTCAAATGCTGGAATTAGTGGACAAGCCTTCAAGCATGGACCCCAGATCAGTAACACCTTGCAGTTGGAAGTAGTCACAG GAAAAGGAGAGGTGGTTACCTGCTCAGAGAACCGAGATGCTGACCTTTTCCATGGTGTTCTTGGAGGGCTTGGTCAATTTGGCATCATCACCAGGGCTAGAATTTCTCTTGAACCAGCGCAGAAGATG GTAAAATGGATCAGGGTGCTCTACTCAGAATTCTCTACATTTACCAGGGACCAAGAGTATTTGATATCACTCAAAGACACATTTGATTATATTGAAGGATTTGTGATCATAAATAGCACCGGCATCCTTAACCATTGGAGATCATCATTCGACCCCAAAGACCCACTTCAAGCCAGCCAATTCAATTCAGATGGGAGGACCTCCTACTGCCTTGAGATGGCAAAATACTTCAACCCAGATGAAGCTGAAGCCATGAATCAG AGTGTTGATCACCTACTGTCACAACTGAGTTATATTCCACCCACACTCTTCCTATCAGAAGTTTCTTACGTGGAATTCCTGGATAGAGTGCATGTTTCTGAGAACATGCTAAGAGAAAAAGGCTTATGGGAAGTTCCTCATCCTTGGCTAAACCTTCTAATCCCAAGGAGTGAGATTCATGCCTTTGCTGAAGAGGTGTTTGGCAATATTCTTAAGGATACAAGTAATGGTCCCATACTCATTTACCCTGTCAACCAAACAAg GTGGAACAGTAAAACATCTTTGGTTACCCCAGAGGAAGATGTTTTCTACCTGGTGGCATTCCTATCCTCTGCAGTACCATCTTCTACTGGTATAAACAGTTTAGAATACATTCTAACCCAAAACAAGAGGATCTTAGATTTCTGCACCAATGCTCAACTCAATGTGAAGCAGTATCTTCCCCATTACAGCACACAGGAAGAATGGCAAGCCCATTTTGGGTCAAGATGGGAGGCATTGgtggaaagaaaaagagtctaTGACCCACTGGCGCTGCTTGCCCCTGGCCATAGAATCTTTCAAAAGGCAATGTCTGCATCCTGTTAG